One part of the Halopenitus persicus genome encodes these proteins:
- a CDS encoding glycosyltransferase: protein MTISALVPTYAGDDANELQQAVKSLLDQTRQPDELVVVEDGPLSDDLIETLDQLKDRSNVPFVQEQLSDNIGQGGARRAGVVRASGDLIAFHDADDLAVPRRLEKSLTALRETGADLVGGYIEEFEDDPSEPHALRKVPCDPEGVREYAKTRSPINQTTVLAKRDAVLEAGNYRAVNRMEDYELWIRMLVAGYELRNIPEVLAKVRAGKSMFGRRGGLEYAREEVRIQRYMLELDFISRRQAVFNALTRGGVRLLPNFVRGWIYRTLLRK from the coding sequence ATGACGATCTCCGCTCTAGTTCCCACCTACGCCGGCGACGATGCTAATGAGCTACAGCAGGCCGTCAAAAGCTTGCTTGATCAAACACGACAACCAGATGAACTCGTCGTCGTTGAGGATGGTCCCCTTTCTGATGATTTGATAGAAACCCTCGACCAACTTAAGGACAGGTCTAACGTTCCGTTTGTCCAGGAACAACTGTCTGATAACATCGGACAGGGTGGTGCACGGCGGGCAGGCGTTGTAAGAGCGTCTGGCGATCTGATTGCGTTTCACGATGCAGACGATCTCGCTGTCCCGCGACGGCTAGAAAAGTCACTCACTGCGCTGCGGGAGACTGGTGCTGATCTCGTCGGTGGATACATTGAGGAGTTCGAAGACGATCCAAGCGAACCACACGCACTCCGTAAAGTTCCCTGTGATCCCGAGGGAGTACGCGAGTACGCAAAAACCCGGTCGCCCATTAATCAGACGACTGTCCTCGCCAAGCGCGATGCGGTTCTCGAAGCTGGGAACTACCGTGCAGTCAATCGTATGGAAGACTACGAGCTATGGATCAGGATGCTCGTCGCCGGCTACGAACTACGGAATATCCCGGAAGTACTGGCGAAGGTCAGAGCCGGCAAGTCGATGTTCGGCCGGCGTGGTGGCCTGGAATACGCCAGAGAGGAGGTCCGTATACAGCGATATATGCTAGAACTCGACTTCATTTCGCGCCGTCAGGCCGTATTTAATGCCCTCACGAGAGGTGGCGTACGCCTGTTGCCAAATTTCGTTCGAGGCTGGATTTACCGGACGCTGTTACGGAAATAG
- a CDS encoding glycosyltransferase family 2 protein: protein MDQPAVSVLVATSNRPERLRTCVESILDQNHPDFELLILDSSEEIDSCDRIADLTENHRVTCTHKMDFRGVAGSRNWLIENARGDVLVFLDDDAYFPDKSALSSILDAFEDRIGIQAFRVVDNPGEQNEKIRVPLPKNAVDRTNLNTKFPVSYYIGAGHAIKRDVIETCGAYVDKFMYGSEELDLSYRAIDEGFNILYNPEVIVHHRPQQPVISTETTGHTETYYRVANRIFIAYKHLPVKYLPTYLFVWLLYFFTQSIQNNNIHEYVLGIRRGIKIARSTNRSPINSRTEQYLKRNYGRLWY, encoded by the coding sequence GTGGATCAGCCAGCTGTCTCTGTGTTGGTAGCGACGAGTAATCGTCCAGAAAGACTTCGGACTTGCGTTGAAAGCATTCTCGACCAAAACCATCCAGACTTCGAGCTCCTCATTCTGGATAGCTCTGAAGAAATAGATTCTTGCGATAGAATTGCGGACCTCACAGAGAATCATCGGGTTACCTGTACACATAAGATGGATTTCCGAGGTGTCGCAGGCAGCCGGAACTGGTTGATTGAGAACGCCCGAGGTGATGTACTGGTTTTCCTCGACGATGATGCGTATTTCCCCGATAAAAGTGCACTCAGTTCGATCCTTGATGCCTTTGAGGACCGAATTGGAATACAGGCATTCCGTGTCGTAGACAATCCCGGAGAGCAAAACGAGAAGATTCGCGTTCCCCTCCCGAAGAATGCGGTGGACAGGACGAACCTCAATACTAAGTTTCCGGTTTCGTACTATATCGGGGCAGGTCACGCGATCAAACGTGACGTGATCGAGACGTGTGGTGCGTATGTTGACAAATTTATGTATGGGTCTGAGGAGTTGGATTTGTCCTACCGAGCTATCGACGAGGGATTTAATATTCTATACAACCCAGAAGTCATTGTCCACCACCGTCCACAGCAACCCGTTATTTCGACAGAGACGACTGGACATACAGAAACGTACTACCGTGTTGCAAATCGAATATTCATTGCATACAAACACCTTCCAGTAAAGTATTTACCTACCTACCTTTTTGTGTGGCTGTTATATTTTTTCACTCAATCAATTCAAAATAATAATATTCACGAATACGTACTTGGCATCCGTCGCGGCATAAAGATAGCGCGCTCAACAAACCGATCGCCGATCAATTCCCGGACAGAGCAATATCTGAAACGGAATTATGGTCGGTTATGGTACTGA
- a CDS encoding alkaline phosphatase family protein yields MVHIWEDDGWDEKSGTVLPETVTKYAIEAAETYPKKRLVVHYMQPHYPFVYGDAEFGRDHLQKRDPDEANPWYKKLYGELDITRDRLWTAYVENLKGALPHVKKFLSQTKGRTIVTADHGNMFGEQSFPIPIREWGHPHTTFTEELVKVPWLVVEDGSRREIVPEESNASPDVDSNVSDRLQQLGYRS; encoded by the coding sequence GTGGTCCACATCTGGGAGGACGATGGTTGGGATGAGAAATCAGGAACGGTACTCCCCGAAACTGTGACAAAATACGCGATCGAGGCTGCTGAGACATATCCAAAGAAACGACTGGTGGTCCATTATATGCAACCACACTATCCGTTCGTTTATGGAGATGCCGAATTCGGAAGAGACCATCTGCAGAAGAGAGATCCCGATGAGGCGAACCCCTGGTATAAGAAGTTGTATGGGGAGTTGGATATTACAAGAGATCGGCTGTGGACAGCATACGTAGAGAACCTAAAAGGTGCCCTCCCCCACGTAAAAAAGTTTCTTTCGCAGACTAAAGGAAGAACGATAGTCACTGCTGATCACGGAAATATGTTCGGTGAGCAGTCTTTCCCTATCCCGATCCGGGAGTGGGGTCACCCCCATACCACGTTCACAGAGGAACTTGTGAAAGTCCCGTGGCTCGTAGTTGAGGATGGATCCAGACGCGAGATCGTTCCGGAGGAGAGCAACGCATCCCCCGACGTGGATAGCAATGTGAGCGACCGACTACAGCAACTAGGCTATCGGAGTTGA
- a CDS encoding glycosyltransferase family 4 protein produces the protein MDVGIVTAPLDFGPSGPNVYLENLCHSLLDLESPDLNLSLIHYEESDRELYDRATEIILSRKPCAFERGIAGLDLDLLHYNYIPYRRPLVFGLSVKTVVTIHGDLAFMLPEYAPWKFRYISKPVLKMYGLLGLLDQIDSYITVSETLAANIEDALSIPPEKLTTVYSGVDELYRPVANPLSELEATYGITGPYLLNVNNYMRKKNRDTLLRAFAQLRRSHPNLTLVLAGGGWHESEMDETILTLGIRSAVTDLGFVPEKHLPMLYSGAKALVNPTLHETFGLTNLEAMACGCPVVTSDRFAVPEIVDDGAVLVGDPLRPNAVARATDELLTDDAKRIELAKRARDRANEFSWEQTAEGVLDVYHKTLSQ, from the coding sequence ATGGATGTCGGCATCGTCACTGCACCACTTGACTTCGGCCCCTCCGGGCCCAACGTCTACCTTGAGAACCTCTGCCACTCTCTCCTTGATCTGGAGAGTCCAGATCTAAACCTCTCACTCATACATTACGAGGAGTCAGATAGGGAGCTTTACGACCGGGCAACGGAGATCATCCTGTCACGAAAGCCGTGTGCGTTTGAGCGTGGAATTGCGGGTCTCGATCTCGATTTACTCCACTATAACTACATCCCATACAGACGACCACTCGTCTTCGGATTATCAGTGAAGACTGTTGTAACAATTCACGGAGACCTCGCATTTATGCTACCGGAGTATGCACCATGGAAATTCCGGTATATCAGTAAACCAGTACTGAAAATGTACGGACTCCTAGGTTTGCTTGACCAAATTGACTCGTACATCACGGTGTCTGAGACGCTCGCAGCAAACATCGAAGATGCGCTTTCGATCCCACCAGAAAAACTTACCACCGTCTACTCTGGCGTTGACGAGTTGTATCGGCCCGTCGCGAACCCACTGTCGGAACTCGAAGCTACGTACGGGATCACTGGCCCGTATCTTCTGAACGTTAACAATTATATGCGGAAGAAGAATAGGGACACACTTTTGCGGGCGTTCGCACAACTCAGGCGATCGCACCCGAATCTCACACTTGTGCTGGCGGGTGGCGGCTGGCACGAGTCAGAAATGGATGAAACCATTCTGACTTTGGGGATCAGGTCAGCCGTGACCGACCTTGGATTCGTTCCGGAGAAACATCTCCCGATGCTCTACAGTGGGGCAAAAGCGCTTGTGAACCCAACGCTCCATGAAACATTCGGGCTTACCAATCTAGAAGCGATGGCCTGTGGATGCCCAGTCGTCACATCTGATCGGTTCGCTGTCCCGGAAATTGTTGATGATGGCGCCGTACTCGTAGGAGATCCGCTCCGCCCGAATGCGGTGGCGAGAGCGACTGACGAACTCCTCACCGACGACGCTAAACGAATCGAACTTGCCAAACGGGCCCGAGATAGAGCGAATGAGTTTTCGTGGGAGCAAACTGCCGAGGGAGTTCTAGATGTGTACCACAAAACCCTTTCTCAGTGA